AGGCGACCGCGCCGACGCCGGTCACCGAGTAGCTCCGATCGACGTACATCCGGAATTCGCCGGTGTCCTGGGAGGTTTTCGGTAACCGATCGAAGAGTTCGTCCAGCGTCTCGAGGCCGTCCATCGTGATCGCGCTCGTCTCGACGATCGGGACGACGCGGTCGCCGATCTCGTCGATCGCGGCGTCGACGCCGTGGCGGGCGACCCGCAGCGGCGACTTCTCGACCTCGCGCAGGAGTCGTTCGACCTCGCGTTCGACCTCCTCGACGCGCTCGTCGTCGACGGCGTCGGTCTTGGTGATCGCGACGATGGTCGGGAGTTCCGTCGCGAGCAAGACGCCGAGGTGTTCGCGGGTGGTTCGGGTCGGCCCGTCGTCCGCGGCGACGACCAGCAGGCCGTAGTCGAGTTTCTGCCCGACCAGTCCCCGGATCGTCGTCCGGAGCCACGGCTCGTGCCCGACGGTGTCGACGAACGAGACGAGTCGATCTGCCTCCTCGACGACGGCTGCTCGATCCGCCTTGCGGTTCGGGTTACCGACCCGAATCGGGCCGCCATCCTCGTCGAAGCCGTACACGGCGTAGGAGAGGTCCGCGGAGAGTCCGCGCTCGACCTCGTGGGGTTGGACGTCGAGATAGGCGCGCGTGGCGCCGTCGCCGTCGTCCGGCTTGCCGGTTACGAGCGACCCGACCAGCGTACTCTTCCCGTGGTCGACGTGACCCGCGGTACCGACGACAACGTGTTCGTCGTCCGTCTCGAGGACGCCGCCTTCCCGCACCTGAGCGAGGCCCACCAACCCGTCGTTGATCCCCCACGTCTGAACGTCGTCGATGTGTGCGTCGGCCTCCTCGGCCAGCAAGGAGAGGACGTCCATCGTCTCGGAGAAGGTGTCGGGATCGATGCCGGCGAGTCCGCCGTCGTCCGTCACGCCGACGACGTACGTCGCCTCGCCGTCTCCCGAGAGAATTCGGTGTCGGAGTTGCGCGGCCAAACTCTCTCGGCGTCCACCCTCGAGGTGAACGTTACGTGACAGTCGTTCCTTGAACTCGACGTTGCCACCGTCCTGTTCACCACGGTCCAGGGCTCGCTCGAGGAGAGCCCGGTCACGGCTCATGTAGAGCGGTAGCTGCTCACATGGCAAAAGCCTTCCCGTGGGTTGTTAACACGAGACACGACTGTGTCGAATAGTAAAACCCACGCAGAACGTCGAACGGTCCGTGAGCCGACCGTCAACCGTCACTCCTCGACGTGAATGTACCCGAGCATCCGGCGCGGGTGGGGTTCACAGAGGTACTCGTGCATGTTGCTGTTCGCCTCGAACTCGAGTGTCGCCGCGTCGCCGCGGCTGTGAATGTCGGCCGTTCGGAGACCGCTGACCACCCGGTTGTCCTCGTTTCTGATCGCGAGATTGTGGTTGACACCGTCGGCGTTCTCCCACGTCAACTCGTACTCGTTGCCGTCGAACAGGAGCAGCGTTGGGTTGCGAATGCCGTCGATAAGATCCGGTTCGGCGCCTTCCCAGCCGCCGGTGTACCCCATCAGCTGAATCTCGTCGACATCTTCCCAATCGTCCGGGTTGAGGGGCTGTTGCCACTCGTTGTCATCGTCTCCGCCATCGTCACTGCTGCTGGTACAGCCGGCAAGGCCCGCTGTGAGCGCGGCTCCGGAAACGGCGAGTGCGCGACGCCGACCTACGGACCTGTGGTTGGTCATACGCGTCCAGTAGAACGTGACCATCTTAAATCCTGATGTGAACGCGTCGGACGCTGAAGTTACCGGGTGGCCCGCTGTCCCCACGGGACCGTTCCAGCCCCGGTTTCAAGTCGATCCGGACCGTACGATCGGTATGAGTGTCAGTGGTCTCTGTCAGATCTGCGAGTCGCGCCCGGCCCAGAAGCGGTGTGCGAACTGCGGCACGCTCGCGTGCGATGTTCATTTCGAGGATCCGAAGGAACTGTGCGTCGAGTGCGTCGCACAGGCCGATCCGAGTCGCCAGTCGGACGACGTCGACATCCACCGATTCTGATTCATCGTGACATCCATCCGTGATTTACTCGGCGAGTCCCTGGCCGTCGGCGAGCAGTTCTGCCTCCGTCTCGAGGAGCGGGACGGAATTCTCGTCGCCGACCACCCGCACGACTCGAGTCCGATGGACATCGCCGTCGTCGAGGGTCTGGAGCTGCTCGAGGAGCGACCGCCGTCCGACCCGGTCAGGGTCGAACTCCTGAGAAAACGAGTCGACGGGCGAATCGCCGGCCGCGTCGTCGGACTCGATTGCGACGATTCGCCGAACGAAGACGGCAACCGAGATTAGTCGCGGTACTGATTGAGCCGCTTTTTCAATCGCTTCGCGGCCTGCCCGCTCGCGTTCGCGAACTGCTCGCCGTCGTCTCGCGGCTCCGCCGCTCGACTGTCCGAGGCGCTTTGCGCCTCGCTGTCTTCTCCGGCAAAAATGATTCCACGAGAGGAGTTGACCAGCCCGACGCCGTTCGCGAGTCCGAACTCGACCGCGGCCT
Above is a window of Natronorubrum tibetense GA33 DNA encoding:
- a CDS encoding GTPBP1 family GTP-binding protein produces the protein MSRDRALLERALDRGEQDGGNVEFKERLSRNVHLEGGRRESLAAQLRHRILSGDGEATYVVGVTDDGGLAGIDPDTFSETMDVLSLLAEEADAHIDDVQTWGINDGLVGLAQVREGGVLETDDEHVVVGTAGHVDHGKSTLVGSLVTGKPDDGDGATRAYLDVQPHEVERGLSADLSYAVYGFDEDGGPIRVGNPNRKADRAAVVEEADRLVSFVDTVGHEPWLRTTIRGLVGQKLDYGLLVVAADDGPTRTTREHLGVLLATELPTIVAITKTDAVDDERVEEVEREVERLLREVEKSPLRVARHGVDAAIDEIGDRVVPIVETSAITMDGLETLDELFDRLPKTSQDTGEFRMYVDRSYSVTGVGAVASGTVMSGEVEAGDELLLGPMPDGRFQEVEVRSIEMHYHRVDKAQAGRIVGIALKGVKESAIERGMVLLPREADPKPVREFEAEVMVLNHPTRIGDGYEPVVHLETIGEAAAFHPDDGRLLPGDTGETTVRFKFRPYLVEEGQKFVFREGRSKGVGTVTKVHPMD
- a CDS encoding cupredoxin domain-containing protein, which gives rise to MTNHRSVGRRRALAVSGAALTAGLAGCTSSSDDGGDDDNEWQQPLNPDDWEDVDEIQLMGYTGGWEGAEPDLIDGIRNPTLLLFDGNEYELTWENADGVNHNLAIRNEDNRVVSGLRTADIHSRGDAATLEFEANSNMHEYLCEPHPRRMLGYIHVEE